One segment of Panicum virgatum strain AP13 chromosome 3K, P.virgatum_v5, whole genome shotgun sequence DNA contains the following:
- the LOC120701194 gene encoding uncharacterized protein LOC120701194 produces the protein MTPTKVTLVAEPKKNYEIKDLNPFRYKKIDFLVTVTIRKFDSSWWYNACEKCVRTTKPYGDLYKCTEPTCGYIGKPTQRYKLSIIAGDETGDTNFIMFGRSLQRRKQRLFLYQTSKVQGLSMLQINLIKFHQQCHQIHHTTMMTLFWQSLLLILENLKMKLQIRQPK, from the exons ATGACACCAACCAAAGTTACACTAGTTGCagaaccaaaaaaaaattatgaaatcaaAGACCTTAACCCTTTCAGATACAAG AAAATAGACTTCCTGGTTACCGTGACAATAAGGAAATTTGACAGTTCATGGTGGTATAATGCATGTGAGAAATGTGTAAGAACAACTAAACCCTATGGTGACTTATACAAATGCACAGAGCCAACCTGCGGTTACATTGGCAAACCGACACAAAG GTACAAGCTCAGTATCATTGCTGGAGATGAGACGGGTGACACTAATTTTATCATGTTTGGAAG ATCACTCCAACGAAGGAAACAGAGGTTGTTTTTGTATCAAACGAGCAAGGTACAAGGTCTATCTATGCTTCAGATAAACTTAATCAAATTTCACCAACAATGTCACCAGATACATCACACAACAATGATGACTCTATTCTGGCAAAG TCTACTGCTGATCCTAGAGAATTTAAAGATGAAGCTGCAAATTCGGCAACCAAAGTAG
- the LOC120700560 gene encoding replication protein A 70 kDa DNA-binding subunit B-like has product MTGDCMDRICVRASGFWEFYDLNEETKLLHADIVLIDEEGNSIHVQIYPKAYQRLKTLIKEGGVYNLACFWVKKSNDKYRPVSNDNMINLSTWTTIEEVVEVPPAFPMFTYSLTPIEQLPSRVDYAKYFTDVIGIVTSISNIMSLRASGRQSDSLKRVVTIQDASNASVDVALWGEHASLFPAEQLQKDGETCPQIIIFVGTLVKKYATSGTISLAGNAPCRWYINPDAP; this is encoded by the exons ATGACTGGAGATTGCATGGACCGCATCTGCGTACGTGCATCTGGATTTTGGGAATTTTACGATCTGAATGAAGAGACAAAGTTGTTGCATGCTGATATTGTGCTTATTGATGAAGAG GGTAACAGCATTCATGTGCAGATCTACCCCAAGGCCTATCAGCGGCTAAAAACTTTGATAAAAGAAGGCGGTGTCTACAATCTTGCATGCTTCTGGGTCAAGAAATCAAATGACAAGTACAGACCAGTGTCAAATGACAACATGATCAACCTATCAACATGGACAACAATAGAAGAAGTTGTTGAAGTTCCACCTGCTTTTCCAATGTTTACCTACTCCCTGACTCCAATAGAGCAGCTACCATCTCGTGTGGACTATGCAAAATACTTCACAG ATGTCATTGGAATAGTAACATCAATCTCAAATATCATGTCACTAAGAGCAAGCGGAAGACAAAGTGATAGTTTGAAGAGGGTTGTTACTATACAGGATGCAAG TAATGCTTCAGTGGATGTTGCGCTATGGGGTGAGCATGCCTCTTTGTTCCCAGCTGAACAATTGCAAAAAGATGGAGAAACCTGCCCACAAATCATCATATTTGTGGGGACCCTTGTCAAGAAATATGCAA CATCTGGAACCATATCCTTAGCTGGCAATGCACCATGCAGGTGGTATATAAATCCAGATGCCCCTTAG